A single window of Oerskovia paurometabola DNA harbors:
- a CDS encoding M20/M25/M40 family metallo-hydrolase has product MTSHAHPANPPQTHPTAEQEVARICQELLRIDTSNFGDGSGPGERAAAEYVMASLHEVGLSPELFESAPGRASVVVRLPGQDPTRPALVLHGHLDVVPAQASDWSVDPFAGEEKDGLLWGRGAVDMKDMDAMILAVVRQMVREGRQPARDVVVAFFADEEAGGTYGASWAVDHRPEIFEGATEAISEVGGFSVDIDGKRAYLLQTAEKGIAWLKLVADGRAGHGSQVNTDNAVTHLAAAVARIGAYQWPYTITPTVDALLRGVAELTDLPYDPRDEASIDALVAALGPASRFVGATVRHTSNPTQLDAGYKANVIPGRAEAAIDARLLPGHEDEGFAVIEGLVGEHVRIEPIHRDISLEVPFEGDLVDAMIASLHAEDPGATVLPYTLSGGTDNKSLARLGITGYGFAPLQLPADLDFSGMFHGVDERVPVESLKFGVRVLDRLLRTC; this is encoded by the coding sequence ATGACGAGCCACGCCCACCCCGCGAACCCGCCGCAGACCCACCCGACCGCCGAGCAGGAGGTCGCCCGCATCTGCCAGGAGCTGCTGCGCATCGACACCTCCAACTTCGGGGACGGGTCGGGGCCCGGTGAGCGCGCCGCCGCGGAGTACGTCATGGCCTCGCTCCACGAGGTCGGGCTGAGCCCCGAGCTGTTCGAGTCCGCGCCGGGGCGCGCGAGCGTCGTCGTGCGCCTGCCGGGGCAGGACCCCACACGGCCCGCGCTCGTCCTGCACGGGCACCTCGACGTCGTGCCCGCCCAGGCCTCCGACTGGTCGGTCGACCCGTTCGCGGGCGAGGAGAAGGACGGGCTCCTGTGGGGGCGCGGCGCGGTCGACATGAAGGACATGGACGCGATGATCCTCGCGGTCGTGCGCCAGATGGTCCGTGAGGGACGCCAGCCCGCCCGTGACGTCGTCGTCGCGTTCTTCGCCGACGAGGAGGCCGGCGGCACGTACGGCGCGAGCTGGGCCGTCGACCACCGCCCCGAGATCTTCGAGGGTGCGACCGAGGCCATCAGCGAGGTCGGCGGCTTCTCGGTCGACATCGACGGCAAGCGTGCCTACCTGCTCCAGACCGCGGAGAAGGGCATCGCCTGGCTGAAGCTCGTCGCCGACGGTCGTGCCGGGCACGGCTCGCAGGTCAACACCGACAACGCCGTGACGCACCTCGCGGCCGCGGTCGCGCGCATCGGCGCCTACCAGTGGCCCTACACGATCACCCCGACCGTCGACGCGCTGCTGCGCGGCGTCGCCGAGCTCACGGACCTGCCGTACGACCCCCGCGACGAGGCGAGCATCGACGCGCTCGTCGCGGCCCTCGGTCCCGCCTCGCGGTTCGTCGGCGCGACCGTGCGCCACACGTCCAACCCGACCCAGCTCGACGCGGGCTACAAGGCCAACGTGATCCCCGGCCGGGCCGAGGCCGCGATCGACGCGCGCCTGCTGCCGGGCCACGAGGACGAGGGCTTCGCGGTCATCGAGGGCCTCGTGGGCGAGCACGTGCGCATCGAGCCCATCCACCGCGATATCTCGCTCGAGGTGCCCTTCGAGGGCGACCTGGTGGACGCCATGATCGCGTCCCTGCACGCCGAGGACCCCGGCGCGACGGTCCTGCCGTACACGCTCTCCGGTGGCACCGACAACAAGTCGCTCGCGCGCCTGGGCATCACGGGCTACGGCTTCGCCCCGCTCCAGCTCCCCGCGGACCTGGACTTCTCCGGGATGTTCCACGGCGTCGACGAGCGTGTCCCCGTCGAGTCCCTGAAGTTCGGCGTGCGCGTCCTGGACCGGCTCCTGCGGACCTGCTGA
- a CDS encoding DUF5703 family protein, with protein sequence MASTPPPQRVARAEPSSQYEYRVLTIDRSVSRHDAVRLLTEEAEYGRWELDRTRLYVGGERRVWLRRKIIRVRSTL encoded by the coding sequence ATGGCGAGCACTCCTCCCCCGCAGCGCGTGGCCCGCGCCGAGCCCAGCAGCCAGTACGAGTACCGGGTGCTCACGATCGACAGGTCCGTGAGCCGCCACGACGCCGTCCGCCTCCTGACGGAGGAGGCCGAGTACGGACGATGGGAGCTCGACCGCACCCGGCTCTACGTGGGCGGCGAGCGCCGCGTGTGGCTGCGCCGCAAGATCATCCGGGTGCGCTCGACGCTCTGA
- a CDS encoding primosomal protein gives MTADPRAALDRFIAALEAHYNAVAARRGEDDPAVDDAYYVLADAYEVYDESLAQVHGEATPFYLAEDDDEDDDDSNDDEDDEDDEDSDDERDGDPDDDRLDEEFDEVDLHDGASR, from the coding sequence ATGACCGCTGACCCGCGCGCCGCGCTCGACCGATTCATCGCGGCCCTCGAGGCCCACTACAACGCTGTCGCCGCGCGCCGAGGCGAGGACGATCCCGCGGTCGACGACGCCTACTACGTGCTCGCGGACGCGTACGAGGTGTACGACGAGTCGCTCGCGCAGGTCCACGGCGAGGCCACGCCGTTCTACCTCGCGGAGGACGACGACGAGGACGACGACGACTCGAACGACGACGAGGACGACGAGGACGACGAGGACTCGGACGACGAGAGGGACGGGGACCCGGACGACGACCGGCTCGACGAGGAGTTCGACGAGGTCGACCTCCACGACGGCGCCAGCCGCTGA
- a CDS encoding aldo/keto reductase, whose amino-acid sequence MELRQLGRTGLRVSPLGLGTMAWGRDTDEIDAAEQLRDFVDAGGNLVDTAASYGGGASESMIGSLLAAGKVDRGDVLLCTKAGIRTTADGNTVDASRGALLDSLDASLARLGTDHVDLFLVHTPDPRTPFDETLSALRLAVTTGRARYVGLSNHPGWAAARAAATLDARGDVGLSAVELEYSLLQRGIERDVVPAATEMGFGVLAWSPLGRGVLTGKYRTSLPADSRGASSHLAGFVQPYLDGPSSGIVEAVVTAANGLGRAPLDVALAWLLERPGVSSAIIGARTPSQLRASLAASDLELPDAVHHALDDVSALSFGYPERW is encoded by the coding sequence ATGGAACTTCGTCAGCTCGGCCGCACCGGCCTTCGCGTCTCGCCGCTGGGTCTCGGGACCATGGCGTGGGGTCGGGACACCGACGAGATCGACGCGGCCGAGCAGCTCCGGGACTTCGTCGACGCAGGCGGCAACCTGGTGGACACCGCGGCCTCGTACGGCGGGGGCGCGAGCGAGTCGATGATCGGCTCGCTGCTCGCGGCGGGCAAGGTCGACCGGGGCGACGTGCTGCTGTGCACCAAGGCCGGGATCCGCACGACCGCGGACGGCAACACCGTCGACGCGTCCCGGGGCGCGCTCCTCGACTCGCTCGACGCCTCGCTCGCGCGCCTCGGGACGGATCACGTGGACCTGTTCCTGGTGCACACCCCGGACCCCCGGACGCCTTTCGACGAGACGCTCTCGGCCCTGCGCCTGGCCGTGACGACCGGGCGAGCCCGCTACGTGGGTCTGTCCAACCACCCCGGGTGGGCCGCCGCGCGGGCCGCCGCGACGCTCGACGCGCGCGGCGACGTCGGGCTCAGTGCCGTGGAGCTCGAGTACTCGCTGCTGCAGCGCGGGATCGAGCGCGACGTCGTGCCCGCCGCGACCGAGATGGGCTTCGGGGTCCTCGCGTGGTCCCCCCTGGGTCGCGGCGTGCTCACGGGCAAGTACCGCACCTCGTTGCCCGCGGACTCACGCGGGGCGTCCTCGCACCTGGCCGGGTTCGTCCAGCCCTACCTGGACGGCCCGTCGTCGGGCATCGTCGAGGCCGTCGTGACGGCCGCGAACGGACTGGGGCGCGCACCGCTCGACGTCGCCCTGGCCTGGCTCCTGGAGCGCCCCGGCGTATCGAGCGCGATCATCGGGGCGCGGACCCCGTCGCAGCTCCGCGCCTCGCTCGCGGCGAGCGACCTCGAGCTGCCCGACGCCGTCCACCACGCGCTCGACGACGTCAGTGCGCTCTCGTTCGGCTACCCCGAGCGCTGGTAG
- a CDS encoding undecaprenyl-diphosphate phosphatase, giving the protein MNAWDAVLLGLVQGLTEFLPVSSSAHLRIVGELIGSSDPGAAFTAITQIGTETAVLLYFRRDIATICRAWWRAVRGENGTDWRARMGKGDHHAAMAWFIALGSVPIVVLGLLFQDAIEASLRNLYITAFMLAAFALLLGLADRVGAKRRTLDELTPRQAVGFGLAQALALVPGVSRSGGTITAGLLMGFTREAAARYSFLLAIPAVLGSGFYQLAKSVAADPVPGSPGFGATLIATLVAFVVGYLVIIAFLKIVSTFSYTPFVIYRLVLAGVVVLLLTFGVLQPLA; this is encoded by the coding sequence GTGAATGCGTGGGATGCCGTCCTTCTCGGCCTCGTCCAGGGCCTGACCGAGTTCTTGCCCGTCTCCTCGAGCGCGCACCTGCGCATCGTGGGTGAGCTGATCGGCTCGTCGGACCCGGGGGCGGCGTTCACGGCGATCACGCAGATCGGTACCGAGACCGCGGTCCTGCTGTACTTCCGGCGGGACATCGCGACGATCTGCCGAGCCTGGTGGCGTGCGGTGCGGGGCGAGAACGGCACCGACTGGCGTGCCCGGATGGGCAAGGGCGACCACCACGCCGCCATGGCGTGGTTCATCGCACTGGGCTCGGTCCCGATCGTGGTCCTCGGCCTGCTGTTCCAGGACGCGATCGAGGCCTCGCTGCGCAACCTGTACATCACGGCGTTCATGCTCGCCGCGTTCGCGCTGCTGCTCGGGCTCGCGGACCGGGTCGGGGCCAAGCGGAGGACGCTCGACGAGCTGACCCCGCGCCAGGCCGTCGGGTTCGGGCTGGCGCAGGCGCTCGCCCTGGTCCCCGGCGTCTCCCGGTCCGGCGGCACCATCACCGCGGGCCTGCTCATGGGCTTCACACGGGAGGCAGCCGCACGCTACTCGTTCCTGCTCGCGATCCCCGCGGTCCTCGGCTCGGGGTTCTACCAGCTCGCGAAGTCGGTCGCGGCGGACCCCGTGCCCGGCTCGCCGGGCTTCGGGGCGACCCTGATCGCGACGCTCGTGGCGTTCGTCGTCGGCTACCTCGTGATCATCGCGTTCCTGAAGATCGTCTCGACCTTCAGCTACACGCCGTTCGTGATCTACCGGCTCGTGCTCGCGGGAGTCGTGGTCCTGCTGCTCACGTTCGGTGTCCTGCAGCCGCTCGCCTGA
- a CDS encoding CorA family divalent cation transporter: MTEPTRPADPRPAEPDAHEKPRSEPTRYKELWVEGADGRVRPAQGRTGPGGTADAPEPGAADQVAGARWYEVRTLDDFVEAAEALGVGLSTQWGRGHLPVHVRHVKHPLAHVEHIGMDWLLVVTPTLAFSEEDRQVSTGSFCILVGPDVVVTVEKGSGGVHDRMREHLTGPAHGRGKGVQHLAGEALFALVATASDVELALGDAVAEVEKIVFEPRRHADPVLPIYDLKREITEARRALLPITAELPELVSGSARSRVTFDKRLMDRLVSTVERIDRHLDAHDDLLSDMLSVHLSQVSVRQNEDMRKISAWAAILVFPTIVGGIYGMNFDHIPELHWSLGYPMALAIMVVGCCGLYGAFKKVGWM; encoded by the coding sequence GTGACCGAACCCACACGCCCCGCCGACCCCCGACCCGCCGAGCCGGACGCCCACGAGAAGCCGCGTTCGGAGCCGACGCGCTACAAGGAGCTGTGGGTCGAGGGGGCCGACGGGCGCGTGCGGCCCGCCCAGGGGCGCACGGGACCGGGTGGTACCGCGGACGCACCCGAGCCGGGGGCGGCCGACCAGGTGGCCGGTGCGCGCTGGTACGAGGTACGCACGCTCGACGACTTCGTGGAGGCCGCAGAGGCCCTCGGCGTCGGCCTGAGCACGCAGTGGGGGCGCGGGCACCTGCCCGTGCACGTGCGGCACGTCAAGCACCCCCTGGCGCACGTCGAGCACATCGGCATGGACTGGCTGCTCGTCGTGACCCCGACCCTGGCCTTCTCGGAGGAGGACCGGCAGGTCAGCACGGGCAGCTTCTGCATCCTCGTGGGGCCGGACGTCGTGGTGACGGTCGAGAAGGGCTCCGGGGGCGTCCACGACCGGATGCGCGAGCACCTGACGGGCCCGGCGCACGGGCGCGGCAAGGGCGTCCAGCACCTCGCGGGCGAGGCCCTGTTCGCGCTCGTGGCGACCGCCTCCGACGTCGAGCTCGCCCTGGGCGACGCGGTCGCCGAGGTCGAGAAGATCGTGTTCGAGCCCCGGCGGCACGCCGACCCCGTCCTGCCCATCTACGACCTCAAGCGCGAGATCACCGAGGCCCGGCGGGCGCTGCTGCCCATCACGGCAGAGCTGCCCGAGCTCGTGTCGGGCAGCGCACGGTCGCGTGTCACGTTCGACAAGCGGCTCATGGACCGCCTGGTCTCGACGGTCGAGCGCATCGACCGCCACCTCGACGCGCACGACGACCTGCTGTCCGACATGCTCTCGGTGCACCTGTCGCAGGTCTCGGTGCGCCAGAACGAGGACATGCGCAAGATCAGCGCCTGGGCCGCGATCCTCGTGTTCCCGACGATCGTCGGTGGGATCTACGGCATGAACTTCGACCACATCCCCGAGCTGCACTGGTCGCTCGGCTACCCGATGGCGCTCGCGATCATGGTGGTCGGGTGCTGCGGGCTGTACGGGGCGTTCAAGAAGGTCGGCTGGATGTAG
- the mshC gene encoding cysteine--1-D-myo-inosityl 2-amino-2-deoxy-alpha-D-glucopyranoside ligase, giving the protein MHSWPMPQIPSLPGRGLPIRVHDSTTGELVVAAQGDTATMYVCGITPYDATHIGHAATYVAFDLLNRAWRDAGHEVTYASNVTDVDDPLLERATAKGVDWWDLAVEQTALLAEDMTALGVVPPDVYRGAVEAIPDVVQAVEALIEDGFAYRVPVEPGAGGDTPELGDVYADLSADARFGAVSRFSREDMLRLFGERGGDPERDGKKDPLDPLLWRRERAGEPTWDGASLGTGRPGWHIECAVIARDGLGLPFDIQGGGADLLFPHHEMSTSHDRLLDHGFGARNHVHAGLVAYQGEKMSKSRGNLVFVSRLRATGVDPMAIRLALLAHHYRSEWEWTDTDLPAAVERLERWRSAVSGNGGPDADATLAAVRAALADDLDAPTALAAVDAWADVSLADGRDTSADTEGAPGVISRAVNALLGVRL; this is encoded by the coding sequence GTGCACAGCTGGCCCATGCCTCAGATCCCGTCCCTGCCCGGTCGAGGACTCCCGATCCGGGTGCACGACAGCACCACCGGGGAGCTCGTCGTCGCCGCGCAGGGGGACACCGCGACCATGTACGTCTGCGGGATCACCCCGTACGACGCGACCCACATCGGGCACGCCGCGACCTACGTCGCGTTCGACCTCCTGAACCGCGCCTGGCGCGACGCCGGGCACGAGGTCACCTACGCGTCCAACGTGACCGACGTCGACGACCCCCTGCTCGAACGCGCGACCGCGAAAGGCGTCGACTGGTGGGACCTCGCCGTCGAGCAGACCGCCCTGCTCGCCGAGGACATGACGGCGCTCGGCGTCGTGCCCCCCGACGTGTACCGGGGCGCGGTCGAGGCCATCCCGGACGTCGTGCAGGCCGTCGAGGCCCTCATCGAGGACGGCTTCGCGTACCGCGTGCCCGTCGAGCCCGGAGCAGGCGGCGACACCCCCGAGCTCGGCGACGTGTACGCCGACCTCAGCGCCGACGCGCGCTTCGGTGCCGTGTCGCGGTTCAGCCGTGAGGACATGCTGCGCCTGTTCGGCGAGCGCGGCGGAGACCCCGAGCGCGACGGCAAGAAGGACCCGCTCGACCCGCTGCTCTGGCGACGCGAGCGTGCGGGCGAGCCCACCTGGGACGGCGCGAGCCTCGGCACCGGGCGCCCCGGCTGGCACATCGAGTGCGCCGTCATCGCGCGCGACGGACTGGGCCTGCCCTTCGACATCCAGGGCGGGGGAGCGGACCTGCTCTTCCCCCACCACGAGATGTCGACCTCGCACGACCGCCTGCTCGACCACGGGTTCGGTGCGCGCAACCACGTCCACGCTGGTCTCGTCGCCTACCAGGGCGAGAAGATGAGCAAGTCGCGCGGGAACCTCGTGTTCGTCTCGCGGCTGCGCGCCACGGGCGTCGACCCCATGGCCATCCGCCTGGCCCTGCTCGCGCACCACTACCGCTCCGAGTGGGAGTGGACCGACACCGACCTCCCCGCCGCCGTCGAGCGCCTCGAGCGGTGGCGCTCAGCGGTCTCGGGCAACGGTGGCCCCGACGCCGACGCGACGCTCGCGGCCGTCCGGGCGGCGCTCGCGGACGACCTCGACGCCCCCACCGCGCTCGCCGCGGTCGACGCGTGGGCCGACGTCTCGCTCGCCGACGGGCGCGACACCTCGGCCGACACCGAGGGCGCGCCCGGCGTGATCTCGCGCGCGGTCAACGCGCTGCTCGGCGTGCGGCTCTAG
- a CDS encoding PAC2 family protein translates to MNETREPLDPADLPEPTLPAEPAEHRQTVMLAAFEGWNDAGSAATAALLHLHDLWDAQDLAELDPEEYHDFQVIRPVVTTGEDGRREISWPATKIVAATAPGSGRRVLLVHGIEPSMRWRRYCRELLDLAEREGVTTVVTLGALLADVPHTRPIPMTATSESAGLRAVLDVEPNSYEGPTGIVGVLQHAAAERGMQSVSLWAAVPHYVANPPSPKATIAILSRVEELLSDPIPLGDLPEEAEAWQHGVDELAAEDEEIAEYVHQLEEAKDTAELPEASGEAIAREFERYLKRRDDGTGGPLA, encoded by the coding sequence ATGAACGAGACCAGGGAACCGCTCGACCCGGCCGACCTGCCCGAGCCGACACTCCCGGCCGAGCCGGCCGAGCACCGCCAGACGGTCATGCTCGCCGCATTCGAGGGGTGGAACGATGCCGGCAGCGCCGCGACTGCGGCGCTCCTGCACCTGCACGACCTCTGGGACGCCCAGGACCTCGCGGAGCTGGACCCCGAGGAGTACCACGACTTCCAGGTGATCCGGCCGGTCGTCACGACCGGGGAGGACGGCCGCCGCGAGATCAGCTGGCCCGCGACCAAGATCGTCGCGGCCACGGCCCCGGGCAGCGGGCGCCGCGTCCTGCTGGTCCACGGCATCGAGCCGTCGATGCGCTGGCGCCGGTACTGCCGCGAGCTGCTCGACCTCGCCGAGCGCGAGGGGGTCACGACGGTCGTGACGTTGGGGGCGCTGCTCGCCGACGTGCCCCACACCCGCCCCATCCCCATGACCGCGACGTCCGAGAGCGCAGGCCTGCGCGCGGTCCTCGACGTCGAGCCCAACTCGTACGAGGGGCCGACGGGGATCGTGGGCGTCCTCCAGCACGCCGCCGCGGAGCGAGGCATGCAGTCCGTGTCGTTGTGGGCCGCGGTGCCGCACTACGTCGCGAACCCGCCCTCACCCAAGGCGACCATCGCGATCCTGTCCCGGGTCGAGGAGCTGCTGTCCGACCCGATCCCGCTGGGCGACCTCCCGGAGGAGGCCGAGGCGTGGCAGCACGGCGTCGACGAGCTCGCCGCGGAGGACGAGGAGATCGCGGAGTACGTCCACCAGCTCGAGGAGGCCAAGGACACGGCCGAGCTGCCCGAGGCGAGCGGCGAGGCCATCGCGCGCGAGTTCGAGCGTTACCTCAAGCGCCGGGACGACGGCACGGGCGGCCCGCTCGCCTGA
- a CDS encoding HAD family hydrolase: MEYSLNPLESPDLARPDAASREALVLPQAVLWDMDGTLVDTEPYWIAAEHELVEAHGGTWSHEQAMQMVGNPLIESARILQAEGVDLPAEQIIDFLISRVIAQVEVEVPWQPGARELLAELRERGVPCALVTMSYRSLAEPVVGMTPPGSFETLVCGDEVTHGKPHPEPYLVAAERLGVDVTRCVAIEDSPTGIGSARAAGAATLGVEAVVPVPVLPGLSRTPSLALVDVDTLARILAGDVVDLIED, from the coding sequence ATGGAGTACTCGTTGAACCCCCTGGAATCACCCGATCTCGCACGCCCCGACGCCGCCTCCCGTGAGGCGCTCGTCCTGCCGCAGGCCGTCCTGTGGGACATGGACGGCACCCTGGTCGACACCGAGCCCTACTGGATCGCCGCCGAGCACGAGCTCGTCGAGGCGCACGGCGGGACCTGGTCGCACGAGCAGGCGATGCAGATGGTCGGCAACCCGCTCATCGAGTCGGCCAGGATCCTCCAGGCCGAGGGCGTCGACCTGCCGGCCGAGCAGATCATCGACTTCCTCATCTCGCGCGTGATCGCGCAGGTCGAGGTCGAGGTCCCGTGGCAGCCCGGCGCGCGCGAGCTGCTGGCCGAGCTGCGCGAGCGCGGGGTGCCGTGCGCGCTGGTCACGATGTCGTACCGCTCGCTCGCCGAGCCCGTCGTCGGGATGACCCCGCCCGGGTCGTTCGAGACGCTCGTGTGCGGGGACGAGGTCACGCACGGCAAGCCCCACCCCGAGCCCTACCTCGTGGCGGCCGAGCGCCTGGGCGTCGACGTCACGCGCTGCGTCGCGATCGAGGACTCGCCCACGGGCATCGGGTCCGCCCGCGCGGCAGGGGCCGCGACGCTGGGCGTCGAGGCCGTCGTCCCCGTGCCGGTCCTGCCCGGGCTGAGCCGGACGCCGTCGCTCGCCCTCGTGGACGTCGACACGCTCGCGCGCATCCTCGCAGGTGACGTGGTCGACCTCATCGAGGACTGA
- a CDS encoding RecB family exonuclease: MTSLAPDLTGSGPTPGEPGGPVVPGGPAVPGGPADAAEPLESVETAELLGRAPRERRRPALSPSRANDFMQCPLLFRFRVVDKLPEPPSSAAARGTLVHSVLERLYDAPLGERTLAAAQAMLPGEWERLQQAEPRYAELFAGGAAGVDGGVQAWLDGAGNLLGTYFTLEDPNRLEPAEREMFVETQLEDGPLLRGIVDRLDLAPNGAMRVVDYKTGKSPRPQYQGSALFQMRFYGLVLWRERGEIPKMLQLVYLGDGQVLRAEPQEADLLAVEEQVRTLWSTITQAARTGQWTPRRTPLCGWCAYQAVCPQFGGTPPEIPEGAVELALGIAPEAVAS; the protein is encoded by the coding sequence ATGACGTCCCTCGCCCCCGACCTCACCGGCTCCGGCCCCACTCCTGGCGAGCCCGGCGGCCCCGTCGTGCCGGGTGGGCCTGCCGTGCCGGGTGGGCCTGCAGACGCCGCGGAGCCGCTCGAGTCCGTCGAGACCGCCGAGCTCCTGGGCCGTGCGCCCCGCGAGCGCCGTCGGCCCGCCCTGTCGCCGTCACGGGCGAACGACTTCATGCAGTGCCCGCTGCTCTTCCGCTTCCGCGTGGTCGACAAGCTGCCCGAGCCCCCCAGCTCGGCCGCCGCACGCGGCACCCTGGTGCACTCGGTGCTCGAGCGCCTGTACGACGCCCCGCTGGGCGAGCGCACCCTCGCGGCCGCGCAGGCCATGCTGCCCGGCGAGTGGGAGCGGCTGCAGCAGGCCGAGCCGCGGTACGCGGAGCTGTTCGCCGGAGGCGCTGCTGGGGTCGACGGCGGGGTGCAGGCCTGGCTCGACGGCGCGGGGAACCTCCTGGGGACCTACTTCACGCTCGAGGACCCCAACCGCCTCGAACCCGCCGAGCGTGAGATGTTCGTCGAGACCCAGCTCGAGGACGGCCCGCTGCTGCGCGGCATCGTCGACCGGCTCGACCTCGCCCCGAACGGCGCGATGCGGGTCGTCGACTACAAGACGGGCAAGTCGCCTCGCCCGCAGTACCAGGGCTCGGCCCTGTTCCAGATGCGCTTCTACGGCCTCGTCCTGTGGCGCGAGCGGGGCGAGATCCCCAAGATGCTCCAGCTCGTCTACCTGGGCGACGGCCAGGTGCTGCGCGCCGAGCCGCAGGAGGCGGACCTCCTCGCGGTCGAGGAGCAGGTGCGCACGCTCTGGTCGACCATCACGCAGGCCGCACGTACCGGGCAGTGGACCCCACGCAGGACCCCGCTGTGCGGGTGGTGCGCGTACCAGGCCGTCTGCCCGCAGTTCGGCGGGACGCCCCCGGAGATCCCCGAGGGTGCGGTCGAGCTCGCGCTCGGCATCGCGCCGGAGGCCGTGGCGTCGTAG
- a CDS encoding site-2 protease family protein produces the protein METTPAPARRAPRDPQLTKGWTIGRVSGAPVILTPSWFLAAAVLTFLFVPTVRSFAPHLGSSEVYLVSFVFVLLLFVSVFLHEVAHAVVAKARGHQVTELAVTLWGGHTAYSGASRRPLDGILVSVVGPLTNLLLAAVCWLVFQVQPTMTIPALLLYAAAFSNAFVGIFNLLPGLPLDGGQILESAVWAATGSRTTGTIVAGWVGRVVAVGVVLWALVWPPLNGYQVSLFTVAWAALIGAFLWSGAGAAIKNGRTRAAVADLSVAALAYPAVAVPVTSTVADAVASAQRAGAGHVVLVETDGHPVAFADPAAVAAVPPAQAALTPVGAVAVGLPPTAWVDVHLRGQAMLDAVAAVTRDAPVVVVTDGGRVVGLLDVSRVVAALKGTRGR, from the coding sequence GTGGAGACCACCCCGGCACCGGCACGTCGCGCCCCCCGAGACCCGCAGCTCACGAAGGGCTGGACCATCGGTCGGGTGTCGGGCGCCCCCGTCATCCTGACCCCGTCCTGGTTCCTGGCCGCGGCCGTGCTGACGTTCCTGTTCGTCCCCACGGTGCGCAGCTTCGCGCCGCACCTCGGCAGCAGCGAGGTCTACCTGGTCTCGTTCGTCTTCGTGCTGCTGCTGTTCGTCTCGGTGTTCCTGCACGAGGTCGCGCACGCCGTGGTCGCCAAGGCCCGTGGGCACCAGGTCACGGAGCTCGCCGTGACGCTGTGGGGCGGCCACACCGCGTACTCGGGTGCGTCGAGGCGTCCGCTCGACGGCATCCTCGTCTCGGTCGTCGGCCCGCTCACGAACCTTCTCCTCGCAGCGGTGTGCTGGCTCGTCTTCCAGGTGCAGCCGACCATGACGATCCCCGCCCTGCTGCTGTACGCGGCGGCGTTCTCGAACGCGTTCGTGGGGATCTTCAACCTCCTGCCCGGCCTGCCGCTCGACGGCGGCCAGATCCTCGAGTCCGCGGTCTGGGCCGCGACCGGCTCGCGGACCACGGGCACGATCGTCGCCGGCTGGGTCGGGCGCGTCGTGGCCGTCGGGGTCGTGCTGTGGGCGCTGGTGTGGCCGCCGCTCAACGGGTACCAGGTGTCCTTGTTCACGGTCGCGTGGGCCGCCCTGATCGGCGCGTTCCTGTGGTCCGGGGCGGGGGCCGCGATCAAGAACGGCCGCACGCGCGCGGCGGTCGCGGACCTGTCGGTCGCGGCGCTCGCGTACCCGGCCGTCGCGGTGCCCGTGACCAGCACGGTGGCCGACGCCGTCGCGTCGGCCCAGCGCGCCGGCGCGGGCCACGTCGTGCTCGTCGAGACCGACGGTCACCCCGTGGCCTTCGCGGACCCTGCGGCCGTCGCCGCGGTGCCCCCGGCACAGGCGGCGCTGACCCCGGTCGGGGCGGTCGCCGTCGGGCTGCCTCCGACCGCGTGGGTCGACGTGCACCTGCGCGGCCAGGCCATGCTCGACGCCGTGGCCGCGGTGACGCGCGACGCCCCGGTGGTCGTCGTGACGGACGGCGGTCGCGTCGTCGGGCTCCTGGACGTCTCGCGCGTCGTCGCGGCGCTCAAGGGGACCCGCGGGCGCTGA